The following are encoded together in the Mastacembelus armatus chromosome 6, fMasArm1.2, whole genome shotgun sequence genome:
- the znf710a gene encoding zinc finger protein 710a isoform X1 translates to MRSLKHLKHHSRNNVEEESSRLVQSYPKMTEGQVDVGTQTEPVVVLSLAQAAVLGLISQNEIFGATIAPNGFYTGEPRECPPPPPEAMEYEYADQLIGANGDYLAEPSGETEPQPHCSERRRPGPRGRTKRPRNDGELDSHQHKVPSPHAQVKGERLESDTPPSCIHMNNRRSPAKLEDPVTQQGSLKEEQACGSCPSCVRDTPRPETDGQTEKEQEENTGRERERKEEELVVEEEEEEEALNLKTSGDTGSPLENRYYESSEVAYESTDMSLPGEYEENGQAMLWSDPEGLARRMQIDRLDINVQIDESYCVDVGEGLKRWKCRMCEKSYTSKYNLVTHILGHNGIKPHECLHCGKLFKQPSHLQTHLLTHQGTRPHKCTVCEKAFTQTSHLKRHMLQHSDVKPYSCRFCGRGFAYPSELRTHENKHENGQCHVCTQCGLEFPTYAHLKRHLTSHQGPTTYQCTECHKSFAYRSQLQNHLMKHQNVRPYVCPECGMEFVQIHHLRQHALTHKVLAAHALALKGMKEFKCDVCSREFTLSANLKRHMLIHASVRPFQCHVCFKTFVQKQTLKTHMIVHLPVKPFKCKVCGKSFNRMYNLLGHMHLHAGSKPFKCPYCTSKFNLKGNLSRHMKVKHGIMDTSVDGQEPPQDTEGQEDYEEESFEFSERENRANNNNTPDIAKLSQMEYYSTYGKGAGRFSTA, encoded by the exons ATGAGATCCCTGAAACACCTCAAACATCACTCCAGGAACAATGTG gaggaggagagtaGCCGTTTGGTGCAGAGCTACCCCAAGATGACTGAGGGCCAAGTGGATGTGGGCACACAGACGGAGCCTGTGGTGGTGCTATCACTGGCTCAAGCAGCTGTTCTTGGTCTCATCTCCCAGAATGAGATCTTTGGGGCCACCATTGCTCCTAATGGCTTTTACACTGGAGAACCCAGAGAGtgtccccctcctccacctgaggctaTGGAGTATGAGTATGCTGACCAGCTGATAGGGGCTAACGGGGACTACCTGGCTGAGCCTTCTGGGGAGACCGAGCCCCAGCCCCACTGCAGTGAAAGAAGACGACCCGGACCCCGCGGGAGGACCAAGAGACCCAGGAATGATGGAGAATTGGATAGTCACCAACATAAAGTACCAAGTCCACATGCTCAGGTTAAGGGTGAAAGACTTGAGTCTGATACTCCTCCCTCCTGCATTCACATGAACAACCGGCGTAGTCCTGCCAAATTAGAGGATCCAGTCACTCAGCAAGGATCTCTGAAAGAGGAACAGGCCTGTGGAAGCTGTCCTTCTTGTGTGAGAGATACACCCAGGCCAGAAACAGATGGCCAAACAGAAAaggaacaagaagaaaacactggtagagaaagagagaggaaggaagaagagTTAGTggtagaggaagaagaggaggaggaggctctAAACCTCAAGACAAGTGGAGACACGGGCAGCCCTCTGGAGAACCGATATTATGAGTCCAGTGAGGTTGCGTATGAGTCCACTGATATGTCCCTGCCTGGCGAGTATGAGGAGAATGGCCAGGCCATGCTGTGGTCAGACCCCGAGGGCCTTGCCAGGCGAATGCAGATTGACCGGCTGGACATCAACGTACAGATTGATGAGTCTTACTGCGTGGATGTTGGAGAGGGTCTGAAACGGTGGAAGTGTCGCATGTGTGAAAAGTCATACACATCAAAATATAACCTTGTCACGCATATCCTGGGCCATAATGGAATTAAGCCACATGAATGTCTACACTGTGGAAAGCTCTTCAAGCAGCCAAGCCACCTCCAGACTCACCTGCTCACCCACCAGGGAACCCGACCTCACAAGTGCACCGTTTGTGAGAAGGCCTTCACACAGACCAGCCATCTGAAGAGGCACATGCTGCAGCATTCAGACGTTAAGCCCTACAGCTGTCGCTTCTGTGGCCGTGGCTTTGCCTACCCCAGTGAACTAAGGACCCACGAGAACAAACACGAGAATGGTCAGTGCCATGTCTGCACCCAGTGTGGTCTGGAGTTCCCAACCTATGCGCACCTGAAGCGCCACCTCACCAGCCATCAGGGACCAACGACGTACCAGTGCACGGAGTGCCACAAGTCCTTCGCTTACCGCAGCCAGCTACAGAACCACTTGATGAAACACCAGAATGTGCGACCCTATGTTTGCCCTGAATGCGGCATGGAGTTTGTCCAGATCCACCATCTCCGACAGCATGCTCTCACTCACAAGGTACTGGCAGCGCACGCCCTCGCACTTAAG gGTATGAAAGAATTTAAGTGTGATGTTTGCTCCAGAGAGTTCACTCTGTCTGCCAACCTGAAGAGACACATGTTGATCCATGCCAGCGTGAGGCCTTTCCAGTGCCACGTCTGCTTCAAGACCTTTGTCCAGAAGCAGACCCTTAAAACGCACATGATTGTCCATCTGCCAGTCAAGCCTTTCAAATGCAAG GTGTGTGGAAAGTCGTTCAACAGAATGTACAACCTCCTCGGCCACATGCATCTTCACGCTGGCAGCAAGCCCTTCAAGTGCCCTTACTGCACCAGCAAGTTCAACCTGAAGGGCAACCTTAGCCGGCACATGAAGGTCAAGCACGGCATCATGGACACCTCAGTAGACGGACAAG AACCCCCCCAAGACACAGAAGGCCAGGAGGACTATGAAGAGGAGAGCTTTGAATTCAGTGAGCGAGAAAACCGggctaacaacaacaacacaccaGACATTGCTAAACTATCTCAAATGGAGTATTACAGCACCTATGGGAAGGGTGCAGGGCGCTTCAGCACTGCATGA
- the znf710a gene encoding zinc finger protein 710a isoform X3 encodes MRSLKHLKHHSRNNVEEESSRLVQSYPKMTEGQVDVGTQTEPVVVLSLAQAAVLGLISQNEIFGATIAPNGFYTGEPRECPPPPPEAMEYEYADQLIGANGDYLAEPSGETEPQPHCSERRRPGPRGRTKRPRNDGELDSHQHKVPSPHAQVKGERLESDTPPSCIHMNNRRSPAKLEDPVTQQGSLKEEQACGSCPSCVRDTPRPETDGQTEKEQEENTGRERERKEEELVVEEEEEEEALNLKTSGDTGSPLENRYYESSEVAYESTDMSLPGEYEENGQAMLWSDPEGLARRMQIDRLDINVQIDESYCVDVGEGLKRWKCRMCEKSYTSKYNLVTHILGHNGIKPHECLHCGKLFKQPSHLQTHLLTHQGTRPHKCTVCEKAFTQTSHLKRHMLQHSDVKPYSCRFCGRGFAYPSELRTHENKHENGQCHVCTQCGLEFPTYAHLKRHLTSHQGPTTYQCTECHKSFAYRSQLQNHLMKHQNVRPYVCPECGMEFVQIHHLRQHALTHKGMKEFKCDVCSREFTLSANLKRHMLIHASVRPFQCHVCFKTFVQKQTLKTHMIVHLPVKPFKCKVCGKSFNRMYNLLGHMHLHAGSKPFKCPYCTSKFNLKGNLSRHMKVKHGIMDTSVDGQEPPQDTEGQEDYEEESFEFSERENRANNNNTPDIAKLSQMEYYSTYGKGAGRFSTA; translated from the exons ATGAGATCCCTGAAACACCTCAAACATCACTCCAGGAACAATGTG gaggaggagagtaGCCGTTTGGTGCAGAGCTACCCCAAGATGACTGAGGGCCAAGTGGATGTGGGCACACAGACGGAGCCTGTGGTGGTGCTATCACTGGCTCAAGCAGCTGTTCTTGGTCTCATCTCCCAGAATGAGATCTTTGGGGCCACCATTGCTCCTAATGGCTTTTACACTGGAGAACCCAGAGAGtgtccccctcctccacctgaggctaTGGAGTATGAGTATGCTGACCAGCTGATAGGGGCTAACGGGGACTACCTGGCTGAGCCTTCTGGGGAGACCGAGCCCCAGCCCCACTGCAGTGAAAGAAGACGACCCGGACCCCGCGGGAGGACCAAGAGACCCAGGAATGATGGAGAATTGGATAGTCACCAACATAAAGTACCAAGTCCACATGCTCAGGTTAAGGGTGAAAGACTTGAGTCTGATACTCCTCCCTCCTGCATTCACATGAACAACCGGCGTAGTCCTGCCAAATTAGAGGATCCAGTCACTCAGCAAGGATCTCTGAAAGAGGAACAGGCCTGTGGAAGCTGTCCTTCTTGTGTGAGAGATACACCCAGGCCAGAAACAGATGGCCAAACAGAAAaggaacaagaagaaaacactggtagagaaagagagaggaaggaagaagagTTAGTggtagaggaagaagaggaggaggaggctctAAACCTCAAGACAAGTGGAGACACGGGCAGCCCTCTGGAGAACCGATATTATGAGTCCAGTGAGGTTGCGTATGAGTCCACTGATATGTCCCTGCCTGGCGAGTATGAGGAGAATGGCCAGGCCATGCTGTGGTCAGACCCCGAGGGCCTTGCCAGGCGAATGCAGATTGACCGGCTGGACATCAACGTACAGATTGATGAGTCTTACTGCGTGGATGTTGGAGAGGGTCTGAAACGGTGGAAGTGTCGCATGTGTGAAAAGTCATACACATCAAAATATAACCTTGTCACGCATATCCTGGGCCATAATGGAATTAAGCCACATGAATGTCTACACTGTGGAAAGCTCTTCAAGCAGCCAAGCCACCTCCAGACTCACCTGCTCACCCACCAGGGAACCCGACCTCACAAGTGCACCGTTTGTGAGAAGGCCTTCACACAGACCAGCCATCTGAAGAGGCACATGCTGCAGCATTCAGACGTTAAGCCCTACAGCTGTCGCTTCTGTGGCCGTGGCTTTGCCTACCCCAGTGAACTAAGGACCCACGAGAACAAACACGAGAATGGTCAGTGCCATGTCTGCACCCAGTGTGGTCTGGAGTTCCCAACCTATGCGCACCTGAAGCGCCACCTCACCAGCCATCAGGGACCAACGACGTACCAGTGCACGGAGTGCCACAAGTCCTTCGCTTACCGCAGCCAGCTACAGAACCACTTGATGAAACACCAGAATGTGCGACCCTATGTTTGCCCTGAATGCGGCATGGAGTTTGTCCAGATCCACCATCTCCGACAGCATGCTCTCACTCACAAG gGTATGAAAGAATTTAAGTGTGATGTTTGCTCCAGAGAGTTCACTCTGTCTGCCAACCTGAAGAGACACATGTTGATCCATGCCAGCGTGAGGCCTTTCCAGTGCCACGTCTGCTTCAAGACCTTTGTCCAGAAGCAGACCCTTAAAACGCACATGATTGTCCATCTGCCAGTCAAGCCTTTCAAATGCAAG GTGTGTGGAAAGTCGTTCAACAGAATGTACAACCTCCTCGGCCACATGCATCTTCACGCTGGCAGCAAGCCCTTCAAGTGCCCTTACTGCACCAGCAAGTTCAACCTGAAGGGCAACCTTAGCCGGCACATGAAGGTCAAGCACGGCATCATGGACACCTCAGTAGACGGACAAG AACCCCCCCAAGACACAGAAGGCCAGGAGGACTATGAAGAGGAGAGCTTTGAATTCAGTGAGCGAGAAAACCGggctaacaacaacaacacaccaGACATTGCTAAACTATCTCAAATGGAGTATTACAGCACCTATGGGAAGGGTGCAGGGCGCTTCAGCACTGCATGA
- the znf710a gene encoding zinc finger protein 710a isoform X2, which translates to MKWAKEIVEEPQNEEESSRLVQSYPKMTEGQVDVGTQTEPVVVLSLAQAAVLGLISQNEIFGATIAPNGFYTGEPRECPPPPPEAMEYEYADQLIGANGDYLAEPSGETEPQPHCSERRRPGPRGRTKRPRNDGELDSHQHKVPSPHAQVKGERLESDTPPSCIHMNNRRSPAKLEDPVTQQGSLKEEQACGSCPSCVRDTPRPETDGQTEKEQEENTGRERERKEEELVVEEEEEEEALNLKTSGDTGSPLENRYYESSEVAYESTDMSLPGEYEENGQAMLWSDPEGLARRMQIDRLDINVQIDESYCVDVGEGLKRWKCRMCEKSYTSKYNLVTHILGHNGIKPHECLHCGKLFKQPSHLQTHLLTHQGTRPHKCTVCEKAFTQTSHLKRHMLQHSDVKPYSCRFCGRGFAYPSELRTHENKHENGQCHVCTQCGLEFPTYAHLKRHLTSHQGPTTYQCTECHKSFAYRSQLQNHLMKHQNVRPYVCPECGMEFVQIHHLRQHALTHKVLAAHALALKGMKEFKCDVCSREFTLSANLKRHMLIHASVRPFQCHVCFKTFVQKQTLKTHMIVHLPVKPFKCKVCGKSFNRMYNLLGHMHLHAGSKPFKCPYCTSKFNLKGNLSRHMKVKHGIMDTSVDGQEPPQDTEGQEDYEEESFEFSERENRANNNNTPDIAKLSQMEYYSTYGKGAGRFSTA; encoded by the exons ATGAAGTGGGCAAAAGAGATCGTAGAAGAACCTCAAAAT gaggaggagagtaGCCGTTTGGTGCAGAGCTACCCCAAGATGACTGAGGGCCAAGTGGATGTGGGCACACAGACGGAGCCTGTGGTGGTGCTATCACTGGCTCAAGCAGCTGTTCTTGGTCTCATCTCCCAGAATGAGATCTTTGGGGCCACCATTGCTCCTAATGGCTTTTACACTGGAGAACCCAGAGAGtgtccccctcctccacctgaggctaTGGAGTATGAGTATGCTGACCAGCTGATAGGGGCTAACGGGGACTACCTGGCTGAGCCTTCTGGGGAGACCGAGCCCCAGCCCCACTGCAGTGAAAGAAGACGACCCGGACCCCGCGGGAGGACCAAGAGACCCAGGAATGATGGAGAATTGGATAGTCACCAACATAAAGTACCAAGTCCACATGCTCAGGTTAAGGGTGAAAGACTTGAGTCTGATACTCCTCCCTCCTGCATTCACATGAACAACCGGCGTAGTCCTGCCAAATTAGAGGATCCAGTCACTCAGCAAGGATCTCTGAAAGAGGAACAGGCCTGTGGAAGCTGTCCTTCTTGTGTGAGAGATACACCCAGGCCAGAAACAGATGGCCAAACAGAAAaggaacaagaagaaaacactggtagagaaagagagaggaaggaagaagagTTAGTggtagaggaagaagaggaggaggaggctctAAACCTCAAGACAAGTGGAGACACGGGCAGCCCTCTGGAGAACCGATATTATGAGTCCAGTGAGGTTGCGTATGAGTCCACTGATATGTCCCTGCCTGGCGAGTATGAGGAGAATGGCCAGGCCATGCTGTGGTCAGACCCCGAGGGCCTTGCCAGGCGAATGCAGATTGACCGGCTGGACATCAACGTACAGATTGATGAGTCTTACTGCGTGGATGTTGGAGAGGGTCTGAAACGGTGGAAGTGTCGCATGTGTGAAAAGTCATACACATCAAAATATAACCTTGTCACGCATATCCTGGGCCATAATGGAATTAAGCCACATGAATGTCTACACTGTGGAAAGCTCTTCAAGCAGCCAAGCCACCTCCAGACTCACCTGCTCACCCACCAGGGAACCCGACCTCACAAGTGCACCGTTTGTGAGAAGGCCTTCACACAGACCAGCCATCTGAAGAGGCACATGCTGCAGCATTCAGACGTTAAGCCCTACAGCTGTCGCTTCTGTGGCCGTGGCTTTGCCTACCCCAGTGAACTAAGGACCCACGAGAACAAACACGAGAATGGTCAGTGCCATGTCTGCACCCAGTGTGGTCTGGAGTTCCCAACCTATGCGCACCTGAAGCGCCACCTCACCAGCCATCAGGGACCAACGACGTACCAGTGCACGGAGTGCCACAAGTCCTTCGCTTACCGCAGCCAGCTACAGAACCACTTGATGAAACACCAGAATGTGCGACCCTATGTTTGCCCTGAATGCGGCATGGAGTTTGTCCAGATCCACCATCTCCGACAGCATGCTCTCACTCACAAGGTACTGGCAGCGCACGCCCTCGCACTTAAG gGTATGAAAGAATTTAAGTGTGATGTTTGCTCCAGAGAGTTCACTCTGTCTGCCAACCTGAAGAGACACATGTTGATCCATGCCAGCGTGAGGCCTTTCCAGTGCCACGTCTGCTTCAAGACCTTTGTCCAGAAGCAGACCCTTAAAACGCACATGATTGTCCATCTGCCAGTCAAGCCTTTCAAATGCAAG GTGTGTGGAAAGTCGTTCAACAGAATGTACAACCTCCTCGGCCACATGCATCTTCACGCTGGCAGCAAGCCCTTCAAGTGCCCTTACTGCACCAGCAAGTTCAACCTGAAGGGCAACCTTAGCCGGCACATGAAGGTCAAGCACGGCATCATGGACACCTCAGTAGACGGACAAG AACCCCCCCAAGACACAGAAGGCCAGGAGGACTATGAAGAGGAGAGCTTTGAATTCAGTGAGCGAGAAAACCGggctaacaacaacaacacaccaGACATTGCTAAACTATCTCAAATGGAGTATTACAGCACCTATGGGAAGGGTGCAGGGCGCTTCAGCACTGCATGA